The genomic DNA ATGGAGCAGCACATCGTTTGAGCGGACCCGAAGGACCATGTTCGTGAAAACCATGTCCACCTTTTCGCACGATGCGCCAGGGTAGGTCGAACACCGGCATCATCAAGGCCATGAACCGGAAGGCCGTTCGTCCTGCTGACTCGACCGGAGCTTGCTCCGGGGCAAAGAGAGAAGCGATGACGGTTGCACGTCCCACCATATTCTGGATTTCGGTCGTCACCATCGCGCTTCTGATGCTGGTGCTGCTGCGCCCGATCCTGCTGCCATTCGCAGTCGGTATGACGCTTGCCTATCTTTTGGCCCCGGTTGTCGACAGATTGGAGCAGGTCGGAATCAATCGCTCGATCGCAGCCCTGATGCTCGTGCTGCTTCTGGTCGTCGGTCTCGTCGGTCTGGTTCTGGTGATGCTCCCGGCCCTCATCGGGGAAGTGCGATTCTTCATCGACGAATTCCCCCGCTATGTCACACGGGTCCAGGCTCTCATGGCCGATACGAGCCAGCCCTGGCTCCATGCTCTCTTGGGTCAGCAACTCCGGATCGAGGACTCGGCCACCCACGCAATGGCGGCGACAGGCAGCGCCTGGCTCGACGACCTCCTCAACTCGGCATGGTCGGGTGGGAAGGCTCTGTTCTCGCTCCTGTCACTGCTCGTGGTGGTTCCGATCGTCAGCATCTATCTTCTGATCGACTGGGCGCGAATGACGGCGATGATTGACGGCTGGATATCTGCCAAGCACCGCGAGGAGGTTCGAGCCCTCGGGCAGGAAATCCATGAGACGGTAGCGGGTTTCATGCGCGGGCAGATCGTTATCTGTCTTATCCTGGCCCTGTTCTACGCTGCCGCCCTGCGGCTGACGGGCCTCAACCATGCCGTTCTGATCGGAATTACCGCCGGCCTGATCAGTTTCGTTCCTTTCCTCGGACTCGGCGTTGGCTTCGCCGTCGCGACCTGTGTCGCCATCGCCCAGTTCTGGCCGGACTGGACGCCGCTCGCCGCCATAGCCGGCACTTTCCTGATCGGGGAAATCCTTGCCGATTACGTATTGTCGCCACGCATCATCGGGAGTCGGGTCAAGCTTAACCCGGTCTGGCTCATATTTGCGCTGTTCGCCTTCGGGTACCTGTTCGGCTTCGTCGGACTGCTGGTTGCGATCCCGCTCGCTGCGTCGCTGGGCGTGATTCTGCGGTTTGCCATGCAGAGATCGCTCGCAAGTCCCGATCCAGACGCCATGCCGGCATCGTCCGCATCCGCCGCGCCTGCTTCGGGATCGCTATCCCTCGGAACGGGCGAGATCAGGCAATCCGCCGATGCGACCCACATCGTAGGGCGACGTGGCGCAATGGTCATTCGCCCGAATAAAAGGCTTGGAGCCGCCCGAGACACGACTATCACTTAGAGCATCGTGCAAAAGGCGGCCCCGGATTTTCGCAGGAACGATGCGCTCTTTCCAAGGAGGGAGCATCGGACCCTGTCATTCAGGCAGGGGAACCGCTAGTCCAACCTTGACCCGGTCCATGGCGACGAAGGTGCGGAACCTCTTTACATTGTTGTTGCCGAAGAACAGACGCCGCGTGAGCGCCTCGTAGGCCGTCATCGTCGGCACCACGACCATCAGCACGAAATCGGCCTCGCCGGTGACATAGTAGCACTGTTGGACCTCTGGAACCGCCGCGAACTCCCGCTTGGCGGCATCGATCAATTCCGCCGTCTCGCTGATGACCTCGACCTCGACGAAGATGGTAATCGGCTGCCCGACCTGGACCGGATCGATGATGGCGACATTGGCCTGGATGACCCCGGCCTCCTCCATCCGCCGGATGCGGCGCTGCACGGCCGGTGCCGACAAATTGACGGCCTCGCCGATCACCCGTTGCGGGGTCGAGTTGTCCCGCTGAAGGATGTTCAGAATTGCGAGATCAAAGCTGTCCAGGGTGATCGAGGATGAAGACTTGGACGCCACGGGCACACTCACGCGAAAAAATCTTGCATTCAGTCGGCCTAAATAGAGCGCCTTTCTCGTATGAAGCGCAATATCTTCTCGCCATGAAAGGCCCAGCATCGGATGTGACATCGAACCCACATCCGATGCAATCAGTCTCTGTTGTTGAGCATCGTTTCAC from Microvirga sp. TS319 includes the following:
- a CDS encoding AI-2E family transporter, which codes for MTVARPTIFWISVVTIALLMLVLLRPILLPFAVGMTLAYLLAPVVDRLEQVGINRSIAALMLVLLLVVGLVGLVLVMLPALIGEVRFFIDEFPRYVTRVQALMADTSQPWLHALLGQQLRIEDSATHAMAATGSAWLDDLLNSAWSGGKALFSLLSLLVVVPIVSIYLLIDWARMTAMIDGWISAKHREEVRALGQEIHETVAGFMRGQIVICLILALFYAAALRLTGLNHAVLIGITAGLISFVPFLGLGVGFAVATCVAIAQFWPDWTPLAAIAGTFLIGEILADYVLSPRIIGSRVKLNPVWLIFALFAFGYLFGFVGLLVAIPLAASLGVILRFAMQRSLASPDPDAMPASSASAAPASGSLSLGTGEIRQSADATHIVGRRGAMVIRPNKRLGAARDTTIT
- a CDS encoding Lrp/AsnC family transcriptional regulator; the encoded protein is MASKSSSSITLDSFDLAILNILQRDNSTPQRVIGEAVNLSAPAVQRRIRRMEEAGVIQANVAIIDPVQVGQPITIFVEVEVISETAELIDAAKREFAAVPEVQQCYYVTGEADFVLMVVVPTMTAYEALTRRLFFGNNNVKRFRTFVAMDRVKVGLAVPLPE